From a single Flavobacteriales bacterium genomic region:
- a CDS encoding SRPBCC family protein: MKIHTYASEQLLPGIALGEAWAFFATPLNLNRITPPHLHFEILSKDAGQPMFKGQIIRYKVQPLPLYRTTWVTEIAEVNPMVSFVDVQKQGPFAHWHHTHLFFQEQSGVKMYDNLQYTIPFGRAGQVVGPFIHRKVTEIFSYRRLKLEEIFPVRK; this comes from the coding sequence ATGAAGATCCATACCTATGCGAGTGAGCAATTGCTGCCCGGAATAGCACTCGGGGAAGCATGGGCGTTTTTCGCCACTCCCCTCAACCTGAACCGCATCACCCCGCCCCATCTGCATTTTGAGATATTGAGCAAAGACGCTGGTCAACCGATGTTCAAAGGGCAGATCATTCGCTACAAGGTACAGCCGTTGCCGTTGTATCGCACAACCTGGGTGACGGAGATCGCGGAGGTGAACCCGATGGTGTCTTTTGTGGATGTACAGAAGCAAGGACCTTTTGCCCACTGGCATCATACCCACCTGTTCTTCCAGGAACAATCAGGTGTGAAGATGTACGACAACCTCCAATACACCATCCCTTTCGGCCGTGCCGGACAGGTGGTTGGGCCTTTCATTCATAGAAAGGTGACCGAAATATTTTCCTACCGGAGGCTAAAGCTGGAAGAAATATTTCCTGTGCGCAAATAA
- a CDS encoding YebC/PmpR family DNA-binding transcriptional regulator has product MGRIFEKRKHKMFARWAKMAKAFTRVGKDISMAAKRGGPDPNTNAQLRIAIQNAKAINMPKANIESAIQRATNKDMKDYEEMVYEGYGPHAVAVVVETATDNPTRTVANVRHCFTRVGASLGKTGSLEFLFERKGVFEVVDEGQDLEELELELIDSGLEEIDKADGKIYIYTAFTDFGNMQKALEERGIQVSTASLERIPTNQVELNDEQRAEVQKMLDYLEEDDDVQAVFHNMKED; this is encoded by the coding sequence ATGGGACGGATATTTGAAAAACGTAAGCACAAAATGTTTGCCCGCTGGGCCAAGATGGCAAAGGCCTTCACACGGGTTGGCAAAGACATCAGCATGGCCGCAAAGCGGGGTGGTCCTGACCCGAATACGAATGCGCAGCTGCGCATCGCGATTCAGAATGCCAAGGCCATCAACATGCCCAAGGCGAATATCGAGTCTGCGATCCAGCGTGCCACCAACAAGGACATGAAGGACTATGAAGAAATGGTCTATGAAGGATACGGTCCGCACGCGGTGGCAGTGGTGGTGGAAACTGCCACAGACAATCCTACCCGTACCGTTGCCAACGTGCGCCATTGTTTTACCCGTGTAGGAGCAAGCCTTGGAAAAACCGGTTCACTGGAGTTCCTGTTCGAGCGCAAAGGGGTGTTTGAAGTGGTGGATGAAGGCCAGGATCTGGAAGAGCTCGAGCTCGAACTGATCGACAGCGGCCTGGAGGAAATTGATAAAGCCGACGGAAAAATCTACATATACACCGCATTCACCGACTTCGGTAACATGCAGAAGGCCCTTGAAGAAAGAGGTATCCAAGTATCCACCGCTTCCCTGGAACGTATCCCCACCAACCAGGTAGAATTGAATGATGAGCAACGGGCCGAGGTACAAAAGATGCTCGACTACCTGGAAGAAGATGACGATGTGCAGGCGGTGTTCCATAACATGAAGGAAGACTGA